A genomic window from Aquipuribacter nitratireducens includes:
- the ribA gene encoding GTP cyclohydrolase II, with the protein MNGPAGLAGIDVAVAEIRAGRPVIVVDDADRENEGDVVMAAAAATPRWVGWTVRHTSGYLCAPMPPEVADRLGLPLMWPDTEDPFRTAYTVSVDAREGVGTGISATDRARTLRVLADPSSGPRDLVRPGHVLPLRARAGGVLERNGHTEAAVDLCRAAGLPPVGLIGEVVDDEGELLRLPQLLALARSEGLVVCSIADLVAWRRAGGGAPSEAPAAPVPVPTPEQARVRRVASADLPARTGVFRVHAYRDVLTGHEHLAIAASGPSGPAGPGDTPGRRAVLVRVHSECLTGDALGSLRCDCGPQLEAALARISLEGGVVVYERGHEGRGIGLAAKVAAYSLQDAGLDTVDANTVQGLPADAREYGAAAAILSDLGVSEVRLLTNNTDKVQALLDGGIDVVERVPLVVGTRPENVGYLAVKRDRMGHVLPGALDDLGTGSSSSTSSQGGTA; encoded by the coding sequence GTGAACGGCCCGGCAGGTCTGGCGGGCATCGACGTCGCCGTCGCCGAGATCCGCGCCGGCCGCCCGGTGATCGTCGTCGACGACGCCGACCGCGAGAACGAGGGCGACGTCGTGATGGCGGCCGCCGCCGCGACCCCGCGCTGGGTCGGGTGGACGGTCCGGCACACGAGCGGCTACCTGTGCGCCCCGATGCCGCCGGAAGTCGCCGACCGGCTCGGGCTGCCCCTCATGTGGCCGGACACCGAGGACCCGTTCCGCACCGCCTACACGGTGAGCGTCGACGCGCGCGAGGGCGTGGGGACCGGGATCTCCGCCACCGACCGGGCGCGGACGCTGCGGGTGCTCGCCGACCCGTCGAGCGGGCCGCGGGACCTCGTCCGGCCCGGGCACGTCCTGCCGCTGCGGGCACGCGCGGGCGGGGTGCTCGAGCGGAACGGGCACACCGAGGCGGCTGTCGACCTCTGCCGCGCCGCAGGCCTGCCGCCCGTCGGGCTCATCGGGGAGGTCGTCGACGACGAGGGCGAGCTGCTGCGCCTGCCCCAGCTCCTCGCGCTCGCCCGCTCCGAGGGGCTCGTCGTGTGCAGCATCGCCGACCTCGTGGCGTGGCGCCGCGCCGGTGGCGGCGCCCCGTCGGAGGCCCCCGCCGCACCCGTCCCCGTCCCGACGCCGGAGCAGGCGCGGGTGCGCCGCGTCGCCTCGGCGGACCTGCCGGCCCGCACCGGTGTCTTCCGGGTGCACGCCTACCGCGACGTGCTCACCGGCCACGAGCACCTCGCGATCGCCGCGTCCGGTCCGTCCGGCCCGGCCGGTCCCGGCGACACCCCCGGTCGGCGGGCCGTGCTGGTGCGGGTGCACTCCGAGTGCCTGACCGGCGACGCACTCGGCTCGCTGCGCTGCGACTGCGGACCGCAGCTCGAGGCCGCCCTCGCACGCATCTCGCTCGAGGGCGGGGTCGTCGTGTACGAGAGGGGCCACGAGGGCCGTGGCATCGGCCTCGCCGCGAAGGTCGCGGCGTACTCGCTGCAGGACGCGGGGCTCGACACCGTCGACGCCAACACGGTGCAGGGCCTGCCCGCCGACGCCCGCGAGTACGGCGCGGCCGCGGCGATCCTCTCCGACCTCGGGGTGTCGGAGGTGCGGCTCCTCACGAACAACACCGACAAGGTCCAGGCGCTGCTCGACGGGGGCATCGACGTGGTCGAGCGCGTGCCGCTCGTCGTCGGCACGCGGCCGGAGAACGTCGGCTACCTCGCCGTCAAGCGCGACCGGATGGGTCACGTCCTGCCCGGCGCCCTCGACGACCTCGGCACCGGGAGCAGCAGCAGCACGAGCAGCCAGGGAGGCACCGCATGA
- a CDS encoding riboflavin synthase: MFTGIVEELGEVVALEQGAESARLTVRGPLVTSDAHHGDSIAVDGVCLTVVAVEAGSFTVDVMAETLRRTALAGLAPGRRVNLERALRADARLGGHVVQGHVDGVGHVVAREPGERWEVVRVALPEPLRRYVVEKGSIAVDGTSLTVSAVLDDAFEVSLIPTTLAATTLGLRAVGDPVNLEVDVLAKYVEKQVEDQVRARLAALEVTP, translated from the coding sequence ATGTTCACCGGCATCGTCGAGGAGCTGGGGGAGGTCGTGGCCCTCGAGCAGGGGGCGGAGTCCGCACGGCTCACCGTCCGCGGCCCGCTCGTCACGTCCGACGCCCACCACGGGGACTCCATCGCCGTCGACGGCGTGTGCCTCACCGTCGTCGCCGTCGAGGCGGGCTCCTTCACCGTCGACGTCATGGCCGAGACGCTGCGCCGCACCGCCCTGGCGGGGCTCGCACCCGGCCGCCGGGTCAACCTCGAGCGGGCGCTGCGGGCCGACGCGCGGCTCGGCGGTCACGTGGTGCAGGGGCACGTCGACGGCGTCGGGCACGTCGTCGCGCGCGAGCCGGGAGAGCGGTGGGAGGTCGTCCGCGTCGCGCTGCCCGAGCCGCTGCGTCGCTACGTCGTCGAGAAAGGGTCGATCGCCGTCGACGGGACCTCCCTCACGGTGTCGGCGGTGCTCGACGACGCCTTCGAGGTGTCCCTCATCCCCACGACGCTCGCCGCGACGACGCTCGGTCTGCGCGCGGTGGGCGACCCCGTCAACCTGGAGGTGGACGTGCTGGCGAAGTACGTGGAGAAGCAGGTCGAGGACCAGGTCCGAGCCCGGCTCGCGGCGCTGGAGGTGACGCCGTGA